One stretch of Planctomycetota bacterium DNA includes these proteins:
- a CDS encoding N-acetyltransferase, protein MEKFVLKQSPCRPWTEFIMFPWASKIYKDYPHWVPPLISEDKKLLNPAVYPFHQNAEVSLFLLYDSGRPVARVAAIINHNHNKFHEEKTGFFGFFECINSLEAAKYILDAASRFCKEKGMERIRGPMNFSTNDTCGLLIEGFDSSPLIMMTYNPPYYIDLMADSGLAKAKDLYAYFADRSIEEKVPRLERLAGRVLADPAIKVRKLDVKNIMAEIKAIKDIYNNAWSKNWGFVPMTDAEFEYMAADMKKLVDPDLALVAEIDGTPAGFSLALPDYNVIIKKCNGRLLPFGVFHFIFGKSKIDTLRLLTMGVKREYQKRGLDVLFYLHTIKNGFAKGIFQGEFSWILEDNLMMNRIMDTLGAKVYKKYRIYEKLL, encoded by the coding sequence ATGGAAAAGTTCGTGCTCAAACAATCCCCCTGCCGGCCCTGGACCGAATTCATCATGTTTCCCTGGGCCAGCAAAATCTACAAAGACTACCCCCACTGGGTCCCGCCGTTAATCAGCGAGGACAAGAAACTCCTCAATCCGGCGGTTTACCCATTCCATCAGAACGCCGAGGTCTCGCTTTTCCTGCTTTACGATTCCGGCCGGCCCGTGGCCCGGGTGGCGGCCATCATCAATCACAACCATAATAAATTCCACGAAGAGAAGACCGGGTTCTTCGGGTTCTTTGAGTGTATCAACTCGCTTGAGGCGGCAAAATACATCCTGGATGCAGCCAGCCGGTTCTGTAAAGAAAAGGGAATGGAGCGCATCCGCGGCCCGATGAACTTCTCCACCAACGACACCTGCGGCCTGCTGATTGAAGGCTTTGATTCCTCGCCCCTGATTATGATGACCTATAACCCGCCTTACTATATAGACCTGATGGCGGATAGCGGCCTGGCCAAGGCCAAGGACTTATACGCCTACTTTGCGGACAGGTCCATTGAGGAGAAGGTGCCCCGGCTGGAGCGCCTGGCCGGACGGGTCCTGGCTGACCCGGCCATCAAGGTGCGTAAACTGGACGTCAAGAACATCATGGCCGAAATCAAGGCCATCAAGGACATCTACAACAACGCCTGGAGCAAAAACTGGGGATTCGTGCCCATGACCGATGCGGAATTCGAGTATATGGCGGCTGATATGAAGAAACTGGTTGACCCGGACCTGGCGCTGGTAGCCGAGATAGACGGGACTCCGGCCGGATTTTCGCTGGCCCTGCCGGACTACAACGTCATCATCAAGAAATGCAACGGCCGACTCTTGCCCTTCGGTGTATTCCATTTCATCTTCGGCAAATCAAAGATAGACACCCTGCGGCTATTGACTATGGGGGTCAAGCGCGAATACCAGAAACGCGGCCTGGACGTCCTGTTCTATTTACACACCATCAAGAACGGGTTTGCCAAGGGCATCTTCCAGGGCGAATTCTCCTGGATACTGGAGGACAACCTGATGATGAACCGGATAATGGACACCCTGGGCGCCAAGGTCTATAAAAAATACCGGATTTACGAGAAATTACTTTAG
- a CDS encoding peptidylprolyl isomerase: protein MIVKNMKHLVWILFICSAGLALSAQEREREQPRPPSESEGARIVARVNQSFISLRDVVRRAMIMDSDSPKALQTLIEDEVITNQAVKENIKVTNEEAQKVVKESFTHSITMEEFAKNILAPLGMTIEDYTVDRRKQLLRDRYIQGKIGVHRLDGKNPADFIIDTYVSPQEIKNYFEKNTDKFKQPAKVKTRQIILKTADGEERIKKKSLAEKLLARLQKGEDFAELAKEYSEVKAESGGDWGWTAKGTFADEVEPVIFSLKVGEISPIITTEKSFIIAKVEDKSESKPAFDTPAIQEEIRRELFNLKFSRGVKELKDKLLEDASIWVDPEFMAKPQINTDGH from the coding sequence ATGATAGTCAAAAATATGAAACACCTGGTTTGGATATTATTTATCTGCTCGGCCGGCCTGGCCCTTTCGGCCCAGGAAAGAGAAAGGGAACAACCCAGGCCGCCCTCCGAATCCGAAGGCGCCCGGATTGTCGCCCGGGTCAATCAAAGTTTCATCTCCCTGCGCGATGTGGTCCGCCGGGCTATGATTATGGACTCTGATAGCCCCAAGGCGCTCCAGACCCTGATTGAGGATGAGGTCATCACCAACCAGGCCGTCAAGGAAAATATCAAGGTCACCAACGAGGAAGCGCAAAAGGTGGTTAAGGAAAGCTTTACCCATTCCATCACTATGGAAGAATTCGCTAAAAACATCCTCGCCCCGCTGGGTATGACCATTGAAGACTACACCGTTGACAGAAGGAAACAATTGTTGCGGGACAGGTATATCCAGGGCAAAATCGGCGTCCACCGGCTGGATGGCAAGAACCCGGCTGATTTTATCATCGATACCTACGTCTCGCCCCAGGAAATCAAGAACTACTTTGAGAAGAATACGGATAAGTTTAAACAGCCGGCCAAGGTCAAGACCCGCCAGATTATCCTTAAAACAGCGGATGGCGAAGAACGGATAAAAAAGAAATCTCTGGCCGAGAAACTCCTGGCCCGGCTTCAGAAAGGCGAGGACTTCGCTGAACTGGCCAAGGAGTATTCAGAGGTCAAGGCCGAGTCAGGCGGTGACTGGGGCTGGACCGCCAAAGGCACCTTTGCCGATGAGGTGGAGCCGGTCATCTTCTCCCTGAAGGTCGGCGAAATCAGCCCGATTATCACGACCGAAAAGAGCTTCATCATCGCCAAGGTGGAAGACAAGAGCGAATCCAAGCCCGCCTTTGATACCCCGGCCATCCAGGAGGAAATCAGGCGGGAACTGTTTAACTTGAAATTCTCCCGCGGCGTCAAGGAATTAAAAGACAAGCTCCTTGAAGACGCCAGTATCTGGGTGGACCCTGAATTCATGGCGAAACCACAGATTAACACAGATGGACACTGA
- a CDS encoding DUF2914 domain-containing protein, which translates to MLRNRKILVVIVSVAIIFTFSYLVIARTANSQNTATPPDLITLKENNILELGFSETKASPVVYHSIIVDKAAVCLEVKDRQPVQECQRINASAGRIFCWSMLLNGQGKKVRYIWYIGEKASASSWLTITSNRFRAWCPRKIDPKASGPARVDIVDEQGRILKSIEFEIIPSQGRGNLHIKYS; encoded by the coding sequence ATGTTGAGAAACAGAAAAATACTGGTGGTTATCGTATCCGTGGCGATAATTTTTACCTTCTCTTATCTGGTGATAGCCCGGACGGCCAATTCCCAGAACACAGCCACTCCGCCGGATTTAATTACGCTGAAAGAGAATAATATACTGGAGTTGGGATTTTCCGAAACTAAAGCGTCACCGGTCGTCTATCATTCTATTATTGTAGATAAGGCCGCGGTCTGCCTGGAGGTCAAGGACCGCCAGCCGGTCCAGGAATGCCAGCGCATCAATGCCAGCGCCGGCAGGATTTTCTGCTGGTCCATGCTGTTAAACGGCCAGGGCAAGAAGGTCCGCTACATCTGGTATATCGGGGAAAAGGCCTCGGCCAGCAGCTGGCTGACCATCACCAGCAACCGTTTTAGGGCCTGGTGCCCCAGAAAGATTGACCCCAAGGCGTCCGGGCCGGCCCGGGTGGATATCGTGGATGAACAGGGGCGCATTCTCAAGAGCATAGAGTTTGAGATTATCCCCAGCCAAGGGCGGGGTAATCTGCATATTAAATATTCCTGA
- a CDS encoding glycine cleavage system protein H — translation MRIKRPKDLYYSETHLWLKLEEKNEVVLGVTDYLIRNMETINSIKLPKVKSEIEQDAFFCEIDTDDGLTTLISPVSGKILEVNSDLTKNHNLLLEDNYDEGWLLRIKLTDPTEVESLISYDEYNEFIESELAEADEDADENEETE, via the coding sequence ATGCGAATAAAAAGACCGAAGGATTTATATTATTCAGAAACCCATCTTTGGCTGAAATTGGAAGAGAAGAACGAGGTGGTGTTGGGCGTGACCGACTACCTGATTAGGAATATGGAGACCATAAACTCCATCAAACTGCCCAAAGTCAAAAGCGAGATTGAACAGGATGCTTTCTTCTGCGAGATTGATACGGATGACGGGCTGACCACGTTGATATCTCCGGTGAGCGGCAAGATACTGGAGGTCAACAGCGACTTGACCAAGAATCATAACCTGCTTCTGGAGGATAATTACGACGAGGGCTGGCTACTGCGGATAAAACTCACCGACCCGACCGAGGTGGAGAGCCTGATTTCCTACGATGAATACAACGAGTTTATCGAAAGCGAATTAGCGGAAGCAGACGAAGACGCGGATGAGAACGAAGAGACAGAATAA
- a CDS encoding NUDIX hydrolase produces the protein MRILSNKKIFAGRIIKLYKTHLKDPAGNEILRETVVHPGAVAIIPLISKNKIILVRQFRYAAGRYLWELPAGTLGKRELPLACAKRELEEETGFLAGRLKKIMEFYTCPGFCTEKMRLYLAENLRPTAQKLDPDEKITYKIFNRSEIRHLVKSNGITDAKSLIGLILWLQKKI, from the coding sequence ATGCGAATCCTCAGTAACAAGAAGATATTTGCCGGCAGGATCATCAAACTCTACAAAACTCATCTGAAAGACCCGGCGGGCAATGAAATCCTGCGCGAAACCGTGGTTCATCCGGGCGCGGTGGCCATTATCCCGCTTATCTCCAAGAACAAGATCATCCTGGTCCGGCAGTTCCGCTATGCCGCGGGTCGATATCTCTGGGAACTTCCGGCCGGCACGCTCGGCAAACGAGAGTTACCCCTGGCCTGTGCCAAACGAGAATTAGAAGAAGAAACCGGTTTCCTGGCCGGCCGGCTGAAGAAGATTATGGAATTCTACACCTGCCCGGGTTTTTGCACCGAAAAGATGCGCCTGTATCTGGCTGAAAATCTCCGGCCCACCGCCCAAAAACTTGACCCGGACGAAAAAATAACCTATAAAATATTCAATCGTTCCGAGATTAGACACCTTGTTAAAAGCAACGGGATAACCGACGCCAAAAGTTTGATTGGATTAATATTATGGCTTCAAAAGAAGATTTAG
- a CDS encoding aminotransferase class I/II-fold pyridoxal phosphate-dependent enzyme gives MTLKNVKAERLVKLPPYMFADFDHKRDCVKAKCNDLIDLSVGDPDIPPSARLKGYFREALNEPDIHRYPPYKGTRAFCQAISDWHKQKGIAINPDTEIWSLLGSKEGLVHLIMALVNPGEVVLLPNPYFPCYLSAIIMAGGVPVDMPLLMENNFLPDFKSIKPAVAKRAKLMLLNYPNNPTSADAPREFYEEAIRFARKYNIIICQDAAYSEMYFKKPAVSILSIKGAKDVAVEINSFSKVFNIAGWRIGWAAGNSQVIEALGQIKMNIDSGAFLAIQRAVTRMLTENTGQTRKEVAQIRGVYKRRQDIMVNGLCQIGLDPVAPDATCFIWLPLPKGWKSSLEFCEYLLTKFHVHTTPGIGFGRYGEGYIRVSLTSPESVLLQAVKRFSYANPQ, from the coding sequence ATGACACTAAAAAACGTCAAGGCCGAACGGCTGGTGAAACTGCCACCCTATATGTTCGCGGACTTTGACCATAAAAGAGATTGCGTCAAAGCTAAATGCAACGACCTGATAGACCTCTCGGTCGGCGACCCGGATATCCCGCCTTCGGCGCGGCTCAAAGGATATTTCAGGGAGGCTTTAAACGAACCTGATATCCACCGTTATCCGCCGTATAAAGGCACACGCGCTTTCTGCCAGGCTATTTCTGACTGGCATAAACAAAAGGGCATCGCAATCAACCCCGATACTGAGATCTGGTCCCTGCTCGGCTCCAAGGAAGGACTGGTTCACCTGATTATGGCGCTGGTCAACCCCGGCGAAGTGGTCCTGCTGCCCAATCCTTACTTCCCCTGCTATCTCTCGGCCATTATCATGGCTGGCGGAGTTCCGGTTGATATGCCCTTGCTCATGGAAAATAATTTCCTGCCGGACTTTAAGTCTATTAAGCCGGCTGTGGCTAAAAGAGCCAAGTTGATGCTCTTAAACTATCCTAATAACCCAACCTCGGCTGATGCGCCCAGGGAATTCTACGAAGAGGCAATCCGGTTTGCCAGGAAATACAACATCATCATCTGTCAGGATGCGGCTTACAGCGAGATGTATTTCAAGAAACCGGCGGTTTCTATACTTTCTATAAAAGGCGCCAAGGATGTGGCTGTGGAAATTAATTCATTCAGCAAGGTGTTTAATATCGCTGGCTGGCGCATCGGATGGGCCGCCGGCAACAGCCAGGTCATCGAAGCGCTCGGCCAGATAAAGATGAATATCGACTCCGGCGCCTTTCTGGCCATCCAGCGGGCCGTGACCCGGATGCTCACGGAAAATACCGGCCAGACCAGAAAAGAAGTCGCCCAAATCAGAGGTGTCTACAAACGCCGGCAGGATATCATGGTAAACGGCTTGTGCCAAATCGGGCTTGACCCGGTTGCCCCGGATGCCACCTGTTTCATCTGGCTGCCTTTGCCCAAGGGCTGGAAATCATCGCTGGAATTCTGCGAATATCTCCTGACTAAATTCCATGTGCACACCACGCCAGGCATTGGCTTCGGCAGATACGGCGAGGGCTACATCAGGGTTTCCCTGACTTCCCCGGAATCCGTCTTGCTCCAGGCCGTCAAAAGATTCTCTTATGCGAATCCTCAGTAA
- a CDS encoding gamma-glutamyl-gamma-aminobutyrate hydrolase family protein: MKKPIIGINGNLTKDGRYSKLSQEYSRAVLKAGGIPVILPSLALIGNGILELILDRIDGLLLSGGHDLSPRHYGEKIFNKKVILLPELKQRFDLALTQAALKRKMPILGTCYGAQLINVALGGNLFQDIATQVKSAIGHRKSCHKVYLCEGTLLHRIIGRNYIITNSTHHQSIKTPGRNLLINARAEDSIIEGVETPGGFCLGVQWHPERMMDSKDQIALLRAFIQYATR; this comes from the coding sequence ATGAAAAAACCTATTATTGGCATTAACGGCAACCTGACCAAAGACGGGCGATATTCAAAACTCAGCCAGGAATATAGCCGCGCGGTCCTTAAGGCCGGAGGAATTCCCGTTATACTGCCGTCCTTGGCGCTTATAGGCAACGGGATATTGGAACTAATTCTTGATAGGATAGACGGATTACTTTTGAGCGGAGGGCACGATTTATCGCCGCGCCATTACGGTGAAAAGATATTTAATAAGAAGGTGATATTGCTGCCCGAGTTAAAGCAAAGGTTTGATTTGGCATTAACACAGGCGGCGCTTAAGCGGAAAATGCCGATTCTGGGAACCTGTTATGGAGCCCAGTTAATCAATGTGGCTCTGGGCGGAAATCTCTTCCAGGATATTGCCACCCAGGTTAAATCTGCCATTGGCCACAGGAAGAGCTGTCATAAAGTGTATCTTTGTGAAGGGACGTTGTTACACCGCATTATCGGCCGAAATTATATTATTACCAATTCCACACATCACCAGTCAATCAAGACGCCAGGTAGAAACTTGCTTATAAACGCACGAGCTGAAGACAGCATAATTGAAGGTGTCGAAACCCCGGGCGGATTTTGCCTGGGGGTGCAATGGCACCCTGAACGCATGATGGACAGCAAGGATCAGATTGCGCTACTTAGGGCGTTTATTCAATACGCCACGCGGTAA
- a CDS encoding glycosyltransferase family 9 protein — protein sequence MDFNKILIVRLSAIGDVINTIPALTALRQNFPKSFIGWVVEDKAGDLLVGNPYLDQVFVWHRRSHGKITKALGLIQELRRHKFDVAIDFQGNLKSGLITSLSRAKILVGMKPAKEGNALFTNHKVTLPDKKMNRVERNLYILNQLGVNTGVFNWRKIPSLFSPADKAHVDEFLTENNPSNKPIIILHPGTSEFGLFKRWAPAKYAQLADRLTQKFKAICIISWAGKEKPLAESISAQMQSKPLIFAEQISLNKLAALVKRAELFIGSDSAPVHLANLLGCNVLGLYGPKDPAIYAPYHLANAGNKIAVVRKDLPCSPCQKRRCDKPTCMESITVEEVFREALKILR from the coding sequence ATGGATTTCAATAAAATTCTGATAGTCAGGTTAAGCGCCATAGGCGACGTCATCAATACCATCCCGGCGCTGACCGCCTTGAGGCAGAATTTCCCCAAGAGTTTTATCGGCTGGGTGGTCGAAGACAAGGCTGGCGATTTGCTGGTCGGGAACCCTTATCTTGACCAGGTTTTCGTATGGCACAGGCGCAGCCACGGGAAAATCACCAAGGCGCTTGGACTTATCCAGGAATTGCGCCGGCATAAGTTTGATGTAGCCATTGATTTCCAGGGTAATCTCAAAAGCGGGCTAATCACCTCATTAAGCAGGGCTAAAATCCTGGTCGGAATGAAACCGGCCAAGGAGGGCAACGCGCTCTTTACCAATCATAAGGTGACCTTGCCGGATAAAAAGATGAATCGAGTGGAACGAAATCTTTATATCCTTAACCAACTCGGCGTAAATACGGGCGTTTTCAACTGGAGAAAAATACCAAGCCTGTTCAGCCCGGCTGACAAAGCACATGTTGATGAATTCCTGACCGAGAATAACCCATCTAATAAACCCATAATCATCCTGCATCCGGGCACGAGCGAATTCGGACTCTTTAAACGTTGGGCGCCAGCCAAATACGCGCAATTAGCTGACCGGCTAACCCAGAAATTTAAAGCCATATGCATCATCTCCTGGGCCGGCAAGGAAAAACCGTTGGCCGAATCTATCTCCGCCCAGATGCAAAGCAAGCCCTTAATTTTCGCTGAGCAGATATCGCTCAATAAACTGGCCGCTTTAGTAAAACGGGCTGAATTATTTATCGGCAGTGATTCTGCGCCTGTGCATCTAGCTAATCTGCTGGGATGCAATGTATTAGGGCTCTACGGACCAAAGGACCCGGCCATATATGCACCTTATCACCTTGCTAATGCAGGAAATAAAATAGCCGTGGTCAGGAAGGATTTACCCTGCAGCCCCTGCCAGAAGCGCAGGTGCGACAAACCCACCTGCATGGAATCAATCACTGTAGAAGAGGTATTCCGGGAAGCGCTAAAGATACTCAGATGA
- the waaF gene encoding lipopolysaccharide heptosyltransferase II, producing MYKRILIKSPNWLGDAVMALPTVKGMRTLFPESHLAVLVKSELADLFQHDSDINEVISYESRKGLKRLSSEYKLIKEVKSKGFDLALILPRSFHSALIGFLSKIPNRIGYSADSRGKLLTQSLPRDKESITQHRVYYFHNLLNIIGRPVSFSAPRITIPKAIRDWVTDKLAYVKGHAVVGLNPGATYGSAKCWPAERYARLARELINKKKAWVIIFGSPAEEKLGASIARQINHHQVLDFTGQTSITQMAGLLAGCKLLVTNDTGTMHVAAAVNTPVVAIFGPTDHVTTPPFGSNHTIIRKEVACSPCLKRTCPTDHRCMTLITVEDIYKECEKYL from the coding sequence ATGTATAAACGAATTCTGATTAAATCACCCAACTGGCTCGGTGATGCCGTAATGGCTTTGCCTACCGTTAAGGGTATGCGAACCTTGTTCCCGGAGAGCCACCTGGCCGTCCTGGTGAAATCCGAATTGGCAGACCTGTTCCAACACGATTCTGATATCAATGAGGTTATCAGTTACGAATCCAGAAAGGGATTGAAACGGCTTAGTTCGGAATATAAACTAATTAAAGAGGTTAAGTCCAAAGGGTTTGACCTGGCCCTGATTTTGCCCCGTTCGTTTCATTCCGCGCTGATTGGCTTTTTGAGCAAGATACCTAACCGGATTGGCTATTCAGCCGATTCACGCGGCAAGTTATTGACCCAGAGTTTGCCCCGCGATAAGGAATCTATTACCCAACACCGGGTTTATTATTTTCACAATCTCCTGAATATTATAGGCCGGCCGGTGTCGTTCTCGGCGCCCAGAATCACCATCCCCAAGGCCATCCGGGATTGGGTCACAGATAAACTGGCCTATGTCAAGGGGCACGCGGTAGTTGGTTTGAATCCGGGCGCGACCTATGGCTCCGCTAAATGCTGGCCGGCTGAACGATATGCCCGGTTGGCTAGGGAATTAATCAATAAGAAAAAGGCCTGGGTGATAATATTCGGCAGCCCGGCCGAAGAGAAACTCGGCGCCTCCATCGCCAGGCAGATTAATCATCACCAGGTCCTGGATTTTACAGGCCAGACCTCCATCACCCAGATGGCCGGATTACTGGCGGGCTGTAAATTACTGGTGACCAACGACACCGGCACGATGCACGTAGCGGCCGCGGTAAATACGCCGGTCGTGGCCATTTTCGGTCCGACCGACCATGTGACCACACCGCCCTTTGGCAGCAACCATACGATTATTCGTAAGGAGGTGGCCTGCAGTCCCTGTCTGAAGCGGACATGTCCGACCGACCACCGTTGTATGACCCTTATCACAGTCGAGGATATCTATAAGGAGTGCGAAAAATACCTGTAA
- a CDS encoding glycosyltransferase family 2 protein, with product MEKISVCIICFNEEENIRQCLESVKWVKDNGGEIVVVDSFSTDKTLEIARQYTDNVFQNKWPGFVNQKNHALSLAQNEWVLSVDSDEVISDQLRDEIVAEWGNGGYEKTDAYWMKRHTFYLGRWINHGGWYPDYKIRLFRRSQAKWGGLGLHERIAMNQGSTARKLNNDIIHYTYKNISHQIKTIDSFSDISSETLVSESKTFCLCSLLFRPPVKFIETYLVKLGFLDGLPGLIISVASAFYVFIKYAKMWETQSTQSKKDNTG from the coding sequence ATGGAAAAGATTAGCGTTTGCATCATCTGCTTTAACGAGGAAGAAAATATCCGCCAATGCCTGGAGTCCGTAAAATGGGTGAAGGACAATGGCGGAGAAATAGTTGTTGTTGACTCCTTCAGCACGGATAAAACCCTGGAGATTGCCAGGCAATACACGGATAATGTTTTTCAAAACAAATGGCCCGGATTCGTGAACCAGAAGAATCATGCTTTGTCTTTGGCTCAGAACGAATGGGTCCTGTCCGTGGATTCCGATGAGGTAATTTCCGACCAATTACGGGACGAGATAGTCGCCGAATGGGGCAATGGCGGTTATGAAAAAACAGACGCCTATTGGATGAAGCGGCATACGTTTTATTTAGGCCGGTGGATAAACCACGGCGGCTGGTATCCGGATTATAAAATCCGGCTGTTCCGCAGGAGCCAGGCTAAATGGGGCGGGCTGGGCCTGCATGAACGTATCGCAATGAACCAGGGTTCAACTGCCAGAAAATTAAACAATGATATCATTCATTATACCTATAAAAACATTTCTCATCAGATAAAGACCATAGACTCATTTTCCGATATTTCTTCAGAGACGTTGGTAAGTGAAAGTAAAACCTTTTGTCTTTGCAGCCTGCTTTTCAGGCCGCCGGTAAAATTCATAGAGACATATCTGGTTAAACTGGGGTTTCTGGACGGACTGCCCGGGCTGATTATTTCGGTGGCCTCCGCATTTTATGTCTTTATTAAATACGCTAAAATGTGGGAGACGCAGAGTACACAGAGTAAAAAGGATAATACAGGGTAA
- a CDS encoding glycosyltransferase family 4 protein, which yields MKIAFVVYNWSESKGGVERYAYNLADYLAKEGDEIHIFCHRVFEKPKSDKITLNIVPTFPFYSPLKYLFFARNVAKMLNDQGFDIIQHFGRTYYCASGPTRPVSQVYRIGYGCHWEYLKYRYPSMNNIFGRIIQHLNPRNRIVMHLERKSFAEARRSHIVSGKSACSEVICNSKRGKEEVQRYYHIADENIRVIYNAVDLNRFNVGNSERYRSQTRSKMELEESDTVLLFVGNNFEMKGLRFAIEGMALVPADKRSHIKLLVVGDGNAARYRAVAKKYNIEGQVLFAGSQSQIERYYAASDIFLFPPLYEPSSNVCLEAMASGLPVITTRINGVSEIISNATDSFIIETSSDTKTIAEKIIFLLDQARRKSISKAAALTASKYSFEDNFKPVKELYKEIIKK from the coding sequence ATGAAGATAGCTTTCGTCGTCTACAATTGGTCGGAGTCCAAGGGCGGAGTGGAACGTTACGCCTACAATTTAGCTGATTATTTGGCCAAAGAAGGGGACGAGATTCATATTTTCTGCCATCGAGTGTTCGAAAAGCCAAAGTCAGATAAAATAACCTTAAATATTGTCCCGACTTTCCCTTTTTACTCTCCGTTGAAGTATCTTTTTTTTGCCCGGAATGTTGCTAAAATGCTAAACGATCAAGGATTTGATATCATTCAGCATTTCGGACGGACTTATTATTGTGCTTCTGGTCCAACCAGACCAGTTAGCCAGGTCTATCGAATTGGATATGGCTGCCACTGGGAATACCTTAAATACAGGTATCCATCGATGAACAACATCTTTGGCAGAATTATCCAGCATCTTAATCCCAGAAACCGGATTGTTATGCATCTGGAAAGGAAAAGTTTTGCCGAGGCGCGACGAAGTCATATTGTTTCCGGGAAAAGTGCCTGTAGTGAGGTGATTTGTAACTCAAAACGCGGAAAAGAAGAAGTCCAGAGATATTATCATATTGCTGACGAAAACATACGGGTTATTTATAATGCAGTTGATCTTAATAGGTTTAATGTTGGTAATAGCGAAAGGTATCGTTCCCAAACAAGAAGCAAAATGGAATTGGAAGAAAGCGATACGGTGCTTTTATTTGTCGGTAATAACTTTGAGATGAAGGGTTTACGGTTTGCCATAGAAGGAATGGCTCTCGTTCCGGCTGATAAACGCTCCCATATCAAACTGTTAGTGGTGGGTGACGGAAATGCTGCCAGATATAGAGCCGTTGCTAAGAAGTACAATATTGAAGGTCAGGTTTTATTTGCCGGTTCTCAGTCACAAATTGAACGTTATTATGCAGCAAGCGATATATTTCTGTTTCCACCCCTGTATGAGCCGTCCAGCAATGTTTGCTTGGAAGCAATGGCTAGCGGCTTGCCGGTTATTACGACAAGAATAAACGGCGTGTCTGAAATTATTTCTAACGCGACTGATTCCTTTATAATAGAAACCTCTTCTGATACCAAAACCATTGCAGAAAAAATTATTTTTCTTCTTGACCAGGCCAGACGCAAGAGCATATCAAAAGCCGCTGCGTTAACCGCCTCTAAATACTCATTTGAAGATAATTTCAAGCCGGTAAAAGAATTGTATAAGGAGATAATTAAAAAGTGA